In Arachis hypogaea cultivar Tifrunner chromosome 17, arahy.Tifrunner.gnm2.J5K5, whole genome shotgun sequence, a single window of DNA contains:
- the LOC140180693 gene encoding uncharacterized protein, with protein MSTEIRQNVRASHNCARNFQEDATIIRTPLPIPRTCHYCSARLFHHETFEMCYNRGKVSLSRVNAPQELLEIFLDPSAEGNHFRKHIRGYNHVFSFTSCGVNIDEQLAITDRGIYTFCAQGSIYHSIGRFYPDQGTRPWFLQLYIYDTEHELQNRMLENTQLHETLVFKLQQLLHWYNPFLHVFRQLVQRSDVAAIIVGDDVETMIHERDIKVQTHAGSLRRIQEFVGYYDPLQYPLLFPFGTHGWDINTRTYNSYMLQIRPDDHSTVLQAGRLLQQYVVDNYVKIETGKLRWVRTRQKKLRAELYQGLQDALHTGKTNAENVGRKRTILPSSFIGSRRDMTQRYEDGMAIVLKEGKPDIFLTMTCNLSWTEITSELNPVQTPQDRPDLTTRIFRAKIEQLKEDVITKGVLGKLIDPEHYDSLVRVEIPSKEVEPHLHDAVLKDMIHGPCGTLDQSSPCMKNGQCKRNYPKEFAAETRRGDNSYPQYRRRFDTPVPINQNIIVDNRWGSDRVAMEVHNGSNVDEVQQFFDARWIVALEACWRIFKFNIYRMYPSVERTMLTEFFALNRKEDQQSRHLLYRKIPEYYTWHNKEKEWCRRKTHRRSIGRIYTVSPSEGEKFYLRILLSNVRGRISWDDLLTVNGVQYSSFKQSTQHRGLLESDNSIRACLVEASVLRLPYAL; from the exons ATGAGTACAGAAATTAGACAAAATGTTCGAGCATCCCATAATTGTGCTCGAAATTTTCAAGAGGATGCAACAATAATTCGAACTCCGCTACCAATCCCAAGGACATGTCATTACTGTAGCGCACGTCTATTTCACCATGAGACGTTTGAGATGTGCTATAATAGGGGAAAAGTCTCTCTTTCCCGAGTAAATGCTCCTCAGGAATTGCTTGAAATCTTCCTGGACCCCTCTGCAGAAggaaaccattttagaaaacatatTCGTGGATACAATCATGTATTTTCCTTCACTTCGTGTGGTGTGAACATAGACGAACAACTGGCTATAACAGATCGTGGTATATATACATTTTGTGCTCAAGGCTCAATATATCACAGTATAGGGAGATTTTATCCGGATCAGGGCACGCGGCCATGGTTTTTGCAACTGTACATATATGATACTGAACACGAGTTACAGAATAGGATGCTTGAGAACACACAACTACATGAAACATTGGTTTTCAAGTTACAACAATTGCTACACTGGTATAATCCTTTTCTCCATGTGTTTCGCCAGCTTGTACAACGGTCAGAT GTAGCAGCTATAATTGTTGGTGATGACGTTGAAACAATGATTCATGAGCGAGATATTAAGGTGCAAACTCATGCTGGTAGCCTACGAAGGATTCAGGAATTTGTTGGCTATTACGATCCACTAcaatatcctcttctttttccatTTGGAACTCATGGATGGGATATCAATACCCGAACATATAATAGCTATATGCTCCAG ATTCGCCCCGATGATCATTCCACCGTATTGCAAGCAGGGCGACTACTACAACAATATGTTGTTGATAACTATGTGAAAATTGAAACCGGAAAGTTAAGATGGGTTCGAACTAGACAGAAGAAATTACGGGCTGAATTATACCAAGGCTTACAAGATGCTTTGCACACAGGAAAAACTAATGCAG AAAatgttggaagaaaaagaacaataTTACCATCGTCGTTCATTGGTAGCCGTCGCGACATGACCCAACGATATGAAGATGGAATGGCGATTGTTCTTAAAGAGGGCAAGCCAGATATTTTTCTCACAATGACATGTAATCTATCTTGGACTGAAATAACTTCAGAACTCAACCCAGTTCAAACTCCACAAGATCGTCCAGATCTAACAACAAGAATTTTTCGAGCCAAAATTGAACAGCTGAAAGAGGATGTAATTACTAAGGGTGTCTTGGGAAAG TTAATTGACCCGGAGCATTATGATAGTTTGGTACGTGTAGAGATACCATCTAAAGAAGTAGAACCACACCTACATGATGCAGttctaaaagatatgattcatggTCCTTGCGGTACACTTGATCAATCTTCACCCTGCATGAAAAATGGCCAATGTAAACGCAACTACCCAAAAGAGTTCGCAGCAGAAACACGAAGAGGTGACAACTCATATCCACAATATAGGCGACGATTCGACACTCCAGTACCAATTAACCAAAATATCATAGTTGACAATAGATGG GGTTCAGACCGGGTTGCAATGGAAGTTCACAACGGTTCTAATGTTGATGAGGTCCAACAGTTTTTTGATGCAAGATGGATTGTTGCTCTAGAGGCATGTTggagaatatttaaatttaacatttaccgAATGTATCCATCAGTGGAAAG AACAATGCTCACTGAGTTCTTTGCCCTAAATCGTAAGGAGGACCAACAATCTAGGCATCTTCTGTACAGGAAAATTCCAGAGTATTACACTTGGCATAACAAGGAAAAGGAATGGTGTCGGCGCAAGACACATAGGAGATCCATCGGTCGAATTTATACTGTATCACCTTCAGAAGGAGAAAAATTCTATTTACGTATTCTGTTATCTAATGTCAGAGGACGAATCAGTTGGGATGACTTGCTAACAGTGAATGGGGTCCAATATTCGTCCTTCAAACAATCTACTCAACACCGAGGATTGTTAGAGAGTGACAATAGCATCCGTGCGTGTTTGGTTGAGGCTTCTGTTTTACGATTACCATATGCTTTATga
- the LOC140180692 gene encoding uncharacterized protein — MVDDYPLTSTTIALELTNRLLRDINDILLQHGKQITQYDLPTLTHENDNDNSIPRVIQEELSVEVPREDLCSVARLNNEQSKAFKCIMNTIDRRESGVFFVDGPGGSGKIFLYRAIIAELRNKGHIVLVTASSGIAATLLPGGRTAHSRFKIPINAEPSSICNISKQSDFAKLIRQTTAIIWDEAPMTNKESVQSLDHTLRDILANDMPFGGKVMVMGGDFRQVLPVVPKGSKSQMISASIVKSHLWASIKILHL, encoded by the coding sequence atgGTGGATGATTATCCATTAACCAGTACCACAATAGCCTTAGAGTTAACAAATCGGCTACTCAGGGATATAAATGATATACTCCTTCAGCACGGAAAACAGATTACACAATACGATTTGCCAACTCTAACTCATGAAAATGACAATGACAACTCGATACCCAGAGTTATCCAGGAAGAACTGTCTGTCGAAGTACCCCGGGAAGACCTGTGTTCCGTAGCAAGATTGAATAATGAACAATCTAAAGCTTTCAAGTGCATTATGAATACAATTGATCGAAGAGAAAGTGGAGTGTTCTTTGTTGATGGGCCAGGAGGATCAGGCAAAATATTTCTTTACAGAGCTATAATTGCAGAATTGAGAAATAAGGGTCATATTGTCTTGGTAACTGCATCATCAGGAATAGCCGCAACATTATTGCCTGGGGGTCGAACAGCTCATTCTAGGTTTAAGATCCCAATTAATGCAGAACCATCATCCATTTGCAACATAAGCAAACAATCAGATTTTGCAAAGCTGATTAGACAAACAACGGCAATCATCTGGGATGAAGCACCTATGACAAATAAAGAATCGGTGCAATCATTAGACCACACTCTGAGAGATATATTAGCAAACGATATGCCATTTGGAGGAAAAGTGATGGTGATGGGAGGAGATTTTCGCCAAGTACTGCCTGTCGTACCGAAAGGTAGTAAGTCACAAATGATTTCAGCTTCTATAGTTAAGTCTCATTTATGGGCTTCCATTAAAATTCTCCATTTGTGA